A region of Arabidopsis thaliana chromosome 5, partial sequence DNA encodes the following proteins:
- the MPB2C gene encoding movement protein binding protein 2C (movement protein binding protein 2C (MPB2C); Has 5726 Blast hits to 4344 proteins in 670 species: Archae - 77; Bacteria - 646; Metazoa - 3260; Fungi - 443; Plants - 256; Viruses - 12; Other Eukaryotes - 1032 (source: NCBI BLink).), translated as MYEQQQHFMDLQSDSGFGDDSSWLAGDDDLRLSPHQSAAGTNSGNENLDRRLLKDLVEMVPLIEHYMEHKERSSFKRRGSMIYTKMPSKESLSRRGRNASQTVPGRKKRDQEGNDDVMNNSREDDENAKALAGAEKEEMSRLREQVNDLQTKLSEKEEVLKSMEMSKNQVNEIQEKLEATNRLVAEKDMLIKSMQLQLSDTKIKLADKQAALEKTQWEAKTTGTRAIKLQEQLDAVEGDISTFTRVFETLAKTDSKKPDRDYDAVPYEFDHLPYLDDVDETDLRKMEEARLAYVAAVNTAKEREDEESLVMAAQARAYLQSLAFTY; from the exons atgtATGAGCAGCAGCAACATTTCATGGATTTGCAAAGCGATTCTGGGTTTGGGGACGATAGCTCCTGGCTCGCCGGCGATGACGATCTTCGTCTCTCTCCTCACCAATCTGCCGCCGGTACGAACTCCGGCAATGAGAATCTAGATCGTCGTCTCTTAAAAGATCTCGTCGAGATGGTTCCCCTTATCGAGCATTACATG GAACATAAAGAAAGGAGTTCGTTTAAGCGGCGTGGTTCCATGATCTACACTAAGATGCCTTCAAAAGAATCCTTGTCCCGAAGG GGAAGAAATGCTTCTCAAACAGTCccaggaagaaagaagagagaccAAGAGGGAAATGACGATGTTATGAACAATTCTagggaagatgatgaaaacgCAAAGGCTTTGGCTGGTgcagaaaaggaagaaatgagTAGACTAAGAGAGCAAGTGAATGACTTGCAGACAAAATTATCGGAGAAAGAAGAGGTTTTAAAGTCAATGGAGATGTCAAAGAATCAGGTAAACGAGATACAAGAAAAGCTTGAAGCAACAAATCGATTGGTTGCTGAGAAGGATATGTTGATCAAGTCTATGCAGTTACAATTATCGGACACAAAG ATCAAACTTGCTGACAAGCAAGCAGCCCTTGAGAAGACTCAATGGGAAGCAAAGACAACAGGAACAAGAGCAATCAAGCTTCAAGAACAGCTAGATGCTGTTGAAGGAGACATCTCTACATTCACACGGGTGTTCGAAACTTTGGCAAAAACTGATTCCAAGAAACCCGATAGGGATTATGATGCAGTCCCATATGAATTTGATCATCTTCCATATTTA GACGATGTAGATGAAACTGACCTgaggaaaatggaagaagcaaGATTAGCTTATGTAGCAGCAGTGAATACCGCAAAGGAacgagaagatgaagaatctcTGGTCATGGCTGCTCAAGCTCGAGCTTACCTGCAATCACTAGCCTTTACATATTAA
- the MPB2C gene encoding movement protein binding protein 2C has product MYEQQQHFMDLQSDSGFGDDSSWLAGDDDLRLSPHQSAAGTNSGNENLDRRLLKDLVEMVPLIEHYMEHKERSSFKRRGSMIYTKMPSKESLSRRGRNASQTVPGRKKRDQEGNDDVMNNSREDDENAKALAGAEKEEMSRLREQVNDLQTKLSEKEEVLKSMEMSKNQVNEIQEKLEATNRLVAEKDMLIKSMQLQLSDTKIKLADKQAALEKTQWEAKTTGTRAIKLQEQLDAVEGDISTFTRVFETLAKTDSKKPDRDYDAVPYEFDHLPYLVSQRNHNPHLSFFLFFFFG; this is encoded by the exons atgtATGAGCAGCAGCAACATTTCATGGATTTGCAAAGCGATTCTGGGTTTGGGGACGATAGCTCCTGGCTCGCCGGCGATGACGATCTTCGTCTCTCTCCTCACCAATCTGCCGCCGGTACGAACTCCGGCAATGAGAATCTAGATCGTCGTCTCTTAAAAGATCTCGTCGAGATGGTTCCCCTTATCGAGCATTACATG GAACATAAAGAAAGGAGTTCGTTTAAGCGGCGTGGTTCCATGATCTACACTAAGATGCCTTCAAAAGAATCCTTGTCCCGAAGG GGAAGAAATGCTTCTCAAACAGTCccaggaagaaagaagagagaccAAGAGGGAAATGACGATGTTATGAACAATTCTagggaagatgatgaaaacgCAAAGGCTTTGGCTGGTgcagaaaaggaagaaatgagTAGACTAAGAGAGCAAGTGAATGACTTGCAGACAAAATTATCGGAGAAAGAAGAGGTTTTAAAGTCAATGGAGATGTCAAAGAATCAGGTAAACGAGATACAAGAAAAGCTTGAAGCAACAAATCGATTGGTTGCTGAGAAGGATATGTTGATCAAGTCTATGCAGTTACAATTATCGGACACAAAG ATCAAACTTGCTGACAAGCAAGCAGCCCTTGAGAAGACTCAATGGGAAGCAAAGACAACAGGAACAAGAGCAATCAAGCTTCAAGAACAGCTAGATGCTGTTGAAGGAGACATCTCTACATTCACACGGGTGTTCGAAACTTTGGCAAAAACTGATTCCAAGAAACCCGATAGGGATTATGATGCAGTCCCATATGAATTTGATCATCTTCCATATTTAGTAAGCCAAAGAAACCACAATCCTCATCtctcctttttccttttttttttttttggttaa